One Verrucomicrobiota bacterium genomic window, CTGTGCCCCGGACGTTGTGTTTCATCTGGCGGCTCAGCCCTTGGTGCGCTATTCGTATGAGTATCCTTTGGAAACCTTTGCCACCAATGTGATGGGGACGGCCAACCTTTTACACGCCTTGCGGACCTCTCGCAAGCCTGTGGCCGTGGTGGTGGTTACCTCGGACAAATGCTACGAAAATAAGGAATGGGTGCATAGCTATAGGGAAGAGGATGCCGTGGGCGGGTTTGATCCCTACAGCGCCAGCAAAGGGTGCGCGGAACTGGTGGTCAGTTCTTTCCGTCGATCCTTCTTTGGTGCCCCCTCCGCATCAGCCCCCATCGCCGTAGCCACGGCGCGTGCCGGTAATGTGATTGGCGGTGGTGATTGGGCCGCAGACCGCATTCTGCCTGACTGCATTCGGGCTTTGATGCAGAATCTTCCTGTGCGGATCCGCAAGCCCCAGGGCACCCGCCCCTGGCAGCATGTGCTGGAGCCGTTGAGCGGGTATCTGTGGCTGGGCTGCCTGCTGGGGCGCCCATCGCAGCAGGTTGTTGAAAAGAACGGGAATGGCGTCCAGCCCAGTCTGTCCCAACTGTGTTCCGCATTCAATTTCGGTCCTGGCTTTGAATCCACTCGCACCGTGCAGCAGTTAGTTGAGGAAGTGCTGAAGAACTGGCCGGGAGCCTGGGTTGATTTAAGCTCTCCCGATGACCCGCATGAAGCGG contains:
- the rfbG gene encoding CDP-glucose 4,6-dehydratase, which produces MDAFKRFYAGRTVFVTGHTGFKGAWLTSWLLELGAHVTGFSDQVAPGNGLFKSLGLESRLEHLLGDVRQFDRLNQAIQNCAPDVVFHLAAQPLVRYSYEYPLETFATNVMGTANLLHALRTSRKPVAVVVVTSDKCYENKEWVHSYREEDAVGGFDPYSASKGCAELVVSSFRRSFFGAPSASAPIAVATARAGNVIGGGDWAADRILPDCIRALMQNLPVRIRKPQGTRPWQHVLEPLSGYLWLGCLLGRPSQQVVEKNGNGVQPSLSQLCSAFNFGPGFESTRTVQQLVEEVLKNWPGAWVDLSSPDDPHEAGLLHLAIDKAVHTLHWHPVWPFETAVGKTVQWYAEIGQGKRGAAEGVLSDIEAYVQDARARTLEWAQV